Proteins encoded by one window of Massilia sp. NR 4-1:
- a CDS encoding TAXI family TRAP transporter solute-binding subunit yields the protein MSRILKFTRFSVRDLIATAAPTILLIAAVCTVAYLLVDPAPPRKVALSTGQENSAYENIGKRYAAAMRKHGIAVTLQPSLGSQENLQRLNRGETDIAFVQSGSTDQAEAERKGLISLGSLFTEPLWLFLREGKDISQLTQLRGMKLNLGPEGSGVPRLFRQVLDVNGVEPTELQIGMLENTPATVELLEGRIDGLVFSSAPDAPLVQMLLQTPGIRLFDFAQAEAYTRRLPFLSHVVLPRGIVDLGRDLPSKDYQLIAPTATLVAREDLHPALIDLFVQAASTIHGGAGWFQQQGQFPSARYTEIPVAPEAAKFYKDGAPFLQRYMNFWLANFLDRMWVLVVAFGALLLPLSRVLPPLYVWRIRSRVYRWYGQLRTVEQALDDAPADARSTVYAEQLERLNEIEERVNQISIPLSFAEDVYGLRSHINFVRQRILNRMEVSAENA from the coding sequence ATGTCCCGTATTTTGAAGTTCACGCGCTTTTCCGTGCGTGATTTGATTGCCACTGCCGCGCCCACCATTCTGCTGATCGCCGCCGTTTGCACGGTGGCTTATCTGCTGGTCGATCCGGCGCCGCCGCGCAAGGTGGCGCTGTCGACCGGGCAGGAAAACAGCGCCTACGAAAATATCGGCAAGCGCTATGCGGCGGCGATGCGCAAGCACGGCATCGCCGTGACCTTGCAGCCTTCGCTGGGCTCGCAGGAGAATCTGCAGCGCCTGAACCGCGGCGAGACCGATATCGCTTTCGTGCAAAGCGGCTCCACCGACCAGGCGGAGGCCGAGCGCAAGGGCCTGATCTCGCTGGGCAGCCTGTTCACCGAGCCGCTCTGGCTGTTCCTGCGCGAGGGAAAGGACATCAGCCAGCTGACCCAGCTGCGCGGCATGAAGCTCAATCTCGGCCCCGAAGGCAGCGGCGTGCCGCGCCTGTTCCGCCAGGTGCTGGACGTGAATGGCGTCGAACCCACCGAGCTGCAGATCGGCATGCTGGAAAACACGCCGGCCACGGTGGAGCTGCTGGAGGGCCGCATCGACGGCCTGGTCTTCAGTTCCGCGCCCGATGCGCCGCTGGTGCAGATGTTGCTGCAGACGCCCGGCATCCGCCTGTTCGACTTCGCCCAGGCGGAAGCGTACACGCGCCGCCTGCCTTTCCTCAGCCATGTGGTGCTGCCGCGCGGCATCGTCGACCTGGGACGCGACCTGCCGTCCAAGGATTACCAGCTGATCGCGCCGACCGCCACCCTGGTGGCGCGCGAGGATCTGCATCCGGCCCTGATCGACCTGTTCGTGCAGGCGGCCAGCACTATCCATGGCGGCGCGGGCTGGTTCCAGCAGCAGGGCCAGTTCCCTTCGGCGCGCTATACCGAGATTCCGGTGGCGCCCGAGGCGGCCAAGTTCTACAAGGATGGCGCGCCTTTCCTGCAGCGCTATATGAACTTCTGGCTGGCCAATTTCCTCGACCGCATGTGGGTGCTGGTGGTGGCTTTCGGCGCCTTGCTGCTGCCGCTGTCGCGCGTGCTGCCGCCGCTGTATGTGTGGCGCATCCGTTCCCGCGTCTACCGCTGGTATGGCCAGCTGCGCACGGTGGAGCAGGCGCTGGACGACGCCCCGGCCGATGCCCGCAGCACGGTCTACGCCGAGCAGCTGGAACGCCTGAACGAGATCGAGGAGCGGGTGAACCAGATTTCCATCCCGCTGTCTTTCGCCGAGGATGTGTACGGGCTGCGCAGCCACATCAATTTCGTGCGCCAGCGCATCTTGAACCGCATGGAGGTGAGCGCGGAAAACGCATGA
- a CDS encoding EI24 domain-containing protein, which translates to MRDVVNAYGRALLSQLHGRMLLLSIVPFILSVLVWGLLLYLGMQPLLDWLHATFTEYDGFRASGSWLSSWGLAALKTVVVPFVALLLLLPLMILTALIFMGVAAMPFIVRHVGGRHFPALEKKQGGTLLGSVAMALRCFVLFAAIWFCTLPLYFVPPLALASQVLLWGWLTSRVMAYDALADYASEDERKQLMHDRRWQLLAIGVVSGAAGALPGLIWLGGAAIAVVFFPFLAAASIWLYVLIFIFTGLWFEYYCLEALARQRAAAVEKDITHTA; encoded by the coding sequence ATGCGCGACGTCGTCAACGCCTATGGCCGTGCGCTGCTGTCGCAGCTGCACGGCCGCATGCTGCTGCTCAGCATCGTGCCCTTCATCCTGTCCGTGCTGGTGTGGGGGCTGCTGCTCTACCTCGGCATGCAGCCGCTGCTGGACTGGCTGCACGCCACGTTCACCGAATACGATGGCTTCCGCGCCAGCGGTTCCTGGCTCAGCAGCTGGGGCCTGGCCGCGCTGAAGACCGTGGTGGTGCCCTTTGTCGCCCTGCTGCTCCTGCTGCCGCTGATGATCCTGACCGCCCTGATCTTCATGGGCGTGGCGGCCATGCCCTTCATCGTGCGCCATGTCGGCGGCCGCCATTTCCCGGCGCTGGAGAAAAAGCAGGGCGGCACCCTGCTGGGCAGCGTGGCCATGGCCTTGCGCTGCTTCGTGCTGTTCGCCGCCATCTGGTTCTGCACCTTGCCGCTGTATTTCGTGCCGCCGCTGGCCCTGGCCAGCCAGGTGCTGCTGTGGGGCTGGCTGACCAGCCGCGTCATGGCGTACGACGCGCTGGCCGATTACGCCAGCGAGGACGAGCGCAAGCAGCTGATGCACGATCGCCGCTGGCAGCTGCTGGCGATCGGCGTGGTGTCGGGCGCGGCGGGCGCCTTGCCCGGCCTGATCTGGCTTGGCGGCGCCGCCATCGCCGTGGTCTTCTTCCCCTTCCTGGCGGCGGCCTCGATCTGGCTGTACGTGCTGATTTTTATCTTCACCGGCCTGTGGTTTGAGTATTATTGTCTGGAGGCGCTGGCGCGCCAGCGCGCTGCCGCCGTGGAGAAGGACATCACGCACACGGCTTAA
- a CDS encoding sterol desaturase family protein yields the protein MMHLLTDWFGMAQGWLFESLIQPLIYYTGLGEFTEEAFEGTEWLLTGLCELVILFTLLRPLEALIPVHQFDDRRARWNDFVYTVIHRIGLFPVLIFFTLDPLMDSLAGMLRMENVRPFNLEELLPGMNPMLGFFLYLVVLDFFDYWFHRAQHHFGWWWGLHSLHHSQRNMNLWSDDRNHLLDDLLRDVMMGALALAIGVPPGQYVLLVSLSRMLQSLQHANVRIHFGLLGERLLVSPRFHRMHHAIGIGHESKGQGSLGGCNFGVLLPVWDILFRTANFTPRFETTGVRDQLPRSNADGSVRPGRDYGRGFWRQQWLGLKRMVEFARKRKPV from the coding sequence ATGATGCATTTACTCACCGACTGGTTTGGCATGGCCCAGGGCTGGCTGTTCGAAAGCCTGATCCAGCCCCTGATTTATTACACCGGCCTGGGCGAATTTACCGAAGAGGCTTTCGAGGGCACGGAATGGCTGCTGACCGGCCTGTGCGAGCTAGTGATCCTGTTCACCCTGCTGCGCCCGCTGGAAGCCCTGATTCCCGTGCACCAGTTCGACGATAGGCGCGCGCGCTGGAACGATTTCGTCTATACGGTGATCCACCGCATCGGCCTGTTCCCGGTGCTGATCTTCTTCACGCTCGATCCGCTGATGGACAGCCTGGCCGGCATGCTGCGCATGGAGAACGTGCGCCCCTTCAATCTGGAAGAGCTGTTGCCGGGCATGAATCCCATGCTCGGTTTCTTCCTGTACCTGGTGGTGCTGGACTTCTTCGATTACTGGTTCCACCGCGCCCAGCACCATTTCGGCTGGTGGTGGGGCTTGCACAGCCTGCACCACAGCCAGCGCAATATGAATCTGTGGAGCGACGACCGCAACCACCTGCTCGACGACCTGCTGCGCGATGTGATGATGGGCGCGCTGGCGCTGGCCATCGGCGTGCCGCCCGGCCAGTATGTGCTGCTGGTGTCGCTCTCGCGCATGCTGCAAAGCCTGCAGCACGCCAATGTGCGCATCCATTTCGGCCTGCTCGGCGAGCGCCTGCTGGTGTCGCCGCGCTTCCACCGCATGCACCATGCGATCGGCATCGGCCACGAATCGAAAGGGCAGGGCTCGCTGGGCGGCTGCAATTTCGGCGTGCTGCTGCCGGTCTGGGATATTTTGTTCCGCACCGCCAACTTCACGCCGCGTTTCGAAACCACCGGCGTGCGCGACCAGCTGCCGCGCAGCAATGCCGACGGCAGCGTGCGGCCCGGCCGCGACTATGGCCGCGGCTTCTGGCGCCAGCAATGGCTGGGCTTGAAGCGCATGGTGGAATTCGCCCGTAAAAGGAAGCCCGTCTGA
- a CDS encoding HU family DNA-binding protein, which yields MKKGELIAEFAKRTEMSGAAANDAVNTLIAIVTERLKKGDTVGITGFGTFSVAKRAARKGRNPATGEAIKIAASKTPKFSAGATLKAAVNPTKKK from the coding sequence ATGAAAAAAGGCGAACTGATTGCAGAATTTGCGAAACGTACCGAGATGTCCGGTGCCGCCGCCAATGACGCAGTGAACACTCTGATTGCCATCGTTACCGAGCGTCTGAAAAAAGGCGATACGGTCGGCATCACCGGCTTCGGCACCTTCTCCGTCGCCAAACGCGCTGCTCGCAAAGGCCGCAATCCTGCAACCGGCGAAGCGATCAAAATCGCCGCGTCCAAGACCCCAAAATTCTCGGCTGGCGCTACCCTGAAAGCGGCAGTGAACCCAACCAAGAAGAAGTAA
- a CDS encoding polysaccharide deacetylase family protein: protein MAAPRSTAQQTGKRARAAAAAALALAALATAQSTPAAPACRGTVYLTFDTGSQSQAELIAATLHRHQIKATFFLANEKTVRGDYSLDPAWAGYWKARVAEGHAFGSHTFDHVYWQKDAANGLIQVKPQFGAQAGHSQQWTAQQYCAEIRRVEQRFRELTGRGLDPLWRAPGGRTSPRTLAAAKACGYAHVGWAKAGFSGDELPSETAPNALLLKKSLDGLRDGDIFMAHMGIWSRKDPWAPANLEPLILGLKQKGMCFATLREHPDYLEMMKQQ, encoded by the coding sequence ATGGCAGCCCCGCGCAGCACCGCACAGCAGACAGGAAAACGGGCAAGGGCCGCCGCCGCAGCGGCGCTGGCCCTTGCCGCGCTTGCCACGGCGCAGTCTACGCCCGCCGCGCCGGCGTGCCGCGGCACGGTCTACCTGACGTTTGACACGGGCAGCCAGTCCCAGGCCGAGCTGATAGCCGCCACCTTGCACCGGCACCAGATCAAGGCCACCTTCTTCCTGGCCAATGAAAAGACCGTGCGCGGCGACTATTCGCTCGATCCCGCCTGGGCCGGGTACTGGAAGGCCCGGGTCGCGGAAGGCCATGCTTTCGGCTCGCATACCTTCGATCACGTCTACTGGCAAAAAGATGCGGCGAACGGTTTGATCCAGGTCAAACCGCAGTTCGGCGCCCAGGCCGGGCACAGCCAGCAGTGGACGGCCCAGCAGTATTGCGCGGAAATCCGCCGCGTCGAGCAGCGCTTCCGCGAGCTGACCGGGCGCGGTCTCGATCCGCTCTGGCGCGCGCCGGGCGGGCGCACCTCGCCGCGTACGCTGGCGGCGGCCAAGGCTTGCGGCTATGCCCATGTGGGCTGGGCCAAGGCCGGCTTCTCCGGCGATGAGCTGCCCAGCGAAACGGCGCCGAATGCGCTATTGTTGAAAAAATCGCTGGATGGCTTGCGCGATGGCGATATCTTTATGGCCCATATGGGCATCTGGTCGCGCAAGGACCCGTGGGCGCCGGCCAATCTGGAGCCGCTGATCCTGGGCCTGAAGCAGAAGGGCATGTGCTTCGCCACCTTGCGCGAGCACCCTGATTACTTGGAAATGATGAAGCAGCAATGA
- a CDS encoding molybdopterin-binding protein, which yields MAIGLIIIGDEILSGKRVDQHFPKVVQLLAARGLQLGWAEYLGDDPARITATLKRSFASGDIVFSCGGIGATPDDHTRQAAAAALDKPLRLHPQGKELIQQRIRQVAQEAGQVADLNSAENLHRLKMAEFAEGAALIPNPYNNIPGFALGTHYFVPGFPVMAWPMIEWVLDTHYADLFNREPRAEHAVLVYEAAESALTPLMVAIEASFPRVKVFSLPSVGDARTRRHIELGVKGEPGQAAQAFRQMCAELDRLEAEYRPL from the coding sequence ATGGCTATTGGACTGATTATCATAGGCGACGAAATCCTTTCGGGAAAACGCGTCGACCAGCACTTCCCCAAAGTGGTGCAGCTGCTGGCGGCGCGCGGTCTGCAACTGGGTTGGGCCGAATACCTGGGCGACGATCCGGCGCGCATCACGGCCACCCTGAAACGCAGCTTCGCCAGCGGCGATATCGTGTTTTCCTGCGGCGGCATCGGCGCCACGCCGGACGACCATACGCGCCAGGCGGCTGCCGCTGCGCTGGACAAACCGCTGCGGCTGCACCCGCAAGGCAAGGAGCTGATCCAGCAGCGCATCCGCCAGGTGGCGCAGGAGGCGGGCCAGGTGGCCGACCTGAATTCGGCGGAAAACCTGCACCGCCTGAAGATGGCCGAATTCGCCGAGGGCGCGGCGCTGATTCCCAATCCGTACAACAACATTCCCGGCTTCGCGCTCGGCACGCATTACTTCGTGCCGGGCTTTCCGGTGATGGCCTGGCCCATGATCGAATGGGTGCTCGACACCCATTACGCCGACCTGTTCAACCGCGAACCGCGCGCCGAACACGCCGTGCTGGTATATGAAGCGGCGGAATCGGCGCTGACGCCGCTGATGGTGGCGATCGAAGCGTCCTTCCCGCGCGTGAAGGTGTTCAGCCTGCCCAGCGTGGGCGATGCGCGCACGCGTCGCCATATCGAATTGGGCGTGAAGGGCGAGCCGGGACAGGCCGCGCAAGCGTTCCGCCAAATGTGCGCCGAACTCGATAGACTGGAGGCAGAATACCGTCCGCTGTAA
- a CDS encoding YncE family protein → MLRSIRRAVMSLCLFAAIPAVQANVVVILNSRDATVQLLDQNTKKSLSTFAVGKEPHHLMATPDNKSLIVASAVGNELIFLDPKTGQIQRHVKDITDPYQIGFSPDQKWFVATALRLDHVDVYRYDGKNFTLAKRLPMPKLPSHIAFSADSKTAFITRQGSDQVSAIDLTTQTIKWTLPVGKLPAGITVTPDDKYLLIGIMGSDYVEVIDWRAQKTVKRIKAGAGTHNFRAQGDNRMIYVSNRVSNTINIIDQKTLENVGTINVPGGPDCMEITEDGKTMWVTLRWIKKVAVIDLPTRKVTNLIPVGRSPHGVFFANSSARM, encoded by the coding sequence ATGTTACGCAGTATTCGTCGTGCCGTTATGTCCCTTTGCCTGTTTGCCGCCATTCCGGCGGTCCAGGCCAATGTCGTGGTCATCCTTAATTCCCGTGACGCCACTGTGCAGCTGCTGGATCAGAATACGAAGAAGAGCCTGTCCACCTTCGCCGTCGGCAAAGAGCCGCACCACCTGATGGCCACGCCGGACAACAAGTCCCTGATCGTCGCCAGCGCCGTCGGCAATGAACTGATCTTCCTCGATCCGAAAACCGGCCAGATCCAGCGCCACGTCAAAGACATCACGGATCCTTACCAGATCGGTTTCTCGCCGGACCAGAAATGGTTCGTCGCCACCGCGCTGCGCCTCGACCATGTGGACGTCTACCGCTATGACGGCAAGAACTTCACCTTGGCCAAGCGCCTGCCCATGCCCAAGCTGCCCAGCCATATCGCCTTCAGCGCCGACAGCAAGACCGCTTTTATCACGCGCCAGGGTAGCGACCAGGTCAGCGCCATCGACCTGACGACGCAGACCATCAAATGGACGCTGCCGGTGGGCAAGCTGCCGGCCGGCATCACCGTGACGCCGGACGATAAATACCTGCTGATCGGCATCATGGGTTCCGATTATGTGGAAGTGATCGACTGGCGCGCCCAGAAGACCGTCAAGCGCATCAAGGCCGGCGCCGGCACGCACAACTTCCGCGCGCAGGGCGACAACCGCATGATCTATGTGTCGAACCGGGTCTCGAACACCATCAATATCATCGACCAGAAGACGCTGGAAAACGTCGGCACCATCAATGTGCCGGGCGGTCCCGACTGCATGGAAATCACCGAAGACGGCAAGACCATGTGGGTGACGCTGCGCTGGATCAAGAAAGTGGCGGTGATCGACCTGCCGACGCGCAAGGTCACCAATCTGATTCCGGTCGGCCGCTCGCCGCACGGCGTCTTCTTCGCCAATTCCTCGGCGCGCATGTAA
- a CDS encoding acyl-CoA-binding protein: MSLQEQFDQAVLDSKNLPERPDNITLLKIYALFKQASAGDASGERPGMTDFVNRAKFDAWANLKGTAQEEAKQQYVDLIEELKAA, encoded by the coding sequence ATGAGTTTGCAAGAGCAATTCGATCAGGCCGTGCTGGATTCGAAAAACCTGCCTGAGCGTCCGGACAATATCACCCTGCTGAAAATCTACGCCCTGTTCAAACAGGCGTCGGCGGGCGATGCCAGCGGCGAGCGTCCCGGCATGACCGACTTCGTCAACCGCGCCAAATTCGACGCCTGGGCCAACCTGAAAGGCACGGCGCAGGAAGAAGCCAAGCAGCAGTATGTCGACCTGATCGAAGAACTGAAAGCGGCTTGA
- a CDS encoding transglycosylase domain-containing protein, with protein sequence MPSHPEHEQRNDDAQFAPTKPATPPPSEPKKGHRTRNAFILLMLVLLSLGVWWLLQEVRTSAMQARFFSNLVGKLSYRVEAGPSQAIRFPHDSPYDERLGYANLPDYLGKLKSKDYVVTAQARFSPKMIELADMGLFATYREKTKAGLSIYDCRAEPLFSASYPERVYGSFDKTPQALVASLLFIENRELLDDTYPKRNPAVEWDRLSKAVLEKSLASVGAGSHRAAGGSTLATQIEKYRHSPEGRTASMKDKLQQMVSATLRAYQQGEDTTAVRRQIVVDYLNTVPLSAKPGYGEVNGIGDGMWVWYGRDFEEVSRLLGGKMDQPGSALAFKQALSLLIAQRRPSYYLGDGDADLETLANSHLRVLAQAGVISPALRDAALKEALHPAHGSGVAAAPPMAFVTRKASNAVRTHLAGLLGDNRLYNLDRLDLSVNTTLDAQSQRAVTAVLRELRDPEAAQAAGLTGKGMLGNGDPANVVYSFTLLEKGEKTNYLRVQTDNFDQPLDINEGAKLDLGSTAKLRTLVTYMDIVDQLHKKYGGMDVAELKKVALEPRDRLSAWGVEYLIATPMDKRDLPAMLQAAMERKYSGNPGEGFFTGGGLHYFGNFSKEDDSRILTVREALRRSTNLVFVRLMRDVVKYYSFQTPGSSATLLADADDPRRAQYLARFADKEGKEFLYRFYAKYKGKPLDELDKILVGSIRATPVRLANIHRTLYPQATLAQFGSFVNDNLQSQNEVPEDRLERMYDQYAMDKWSLADRGYLANVHPLELWLVAYLRTHDGATLSQVVAASEKERQEVYQWLFKTHRKHAQDKRIAGLLEMESFMEIHRQWKKMGYPFDSLVPSYATTLGASADRPAALAEMMGIIINGGVRKPTQRVASMHFAAGTPYETKVERNKDSSSEQVLSPEVARAVADAVREVVSDGTAKRARAAFIGADGKNIPVGGKTGTGDQRFDVYAAGGRLIESRYVNRSATFVFNIGERFFGSMTAYVHGPDSKNYDFTSALPVQLLVALAPSLMPLIEPEKAAAAKGGVVAAGLRSGAGGQPLNTGALPAGAVSAASAPAPAPLRACAGG encoded by the coding sequence ATGCCTTCCCATCCAGAACACGAACAACGCAACGACGACGCGCAGTTTGCGCCAACCAAGCCGGCTACGCCGCCGCCATCGGAACCGAAGAAAGGGCATCGCACCCGCAATGCCTTCATTCTGCTGATGCTGGTGCTGCTCTCGCTGGGCGTCTGGTGGCTGCTGCAGGAAGTGCGCACGTCGGCGATGCAGGCGCGCTTCTTCTCCAATCTGGTGGGCAAGCTCAGTTACCGTGTTGAAGCGGGGCCGAGCCAGGCCATCCGCTTCCCGCACGACAGCCCTTACGACGAACGCCTGGGCTATGCCAATCTGCCCGACTATCTGGGCAAGCTCAAAAGCAAGGACTATGTGGTGACGGCGCAGGCGCGCTTCTCGCCCAAGATGATCGAGCTGGCCGATATGGGCCTGTTCGCCACCTACCGCGAAAAGACCAAGGCCGGCCTGTCGATCTACGATTGCCGCGCCGAGCCGCTGTTCAGCGCCAGTTATCCGGAGCGCGTCTACGGCAGCTTCGACAAGACGCCGCAGGCCCTGGTGGCCAGCCTGCTGTTCATCGAAAACCGCGAGCTGCTGGACGACACTTATCCGAAACGCAATCCGGCCGTGGAATGGGACCGCCTGAGCAAGGCCGTGCTGGAAAAATCGCTGGCCAGCGTGGGCGCCGGCTCGCACCGCGCGGCCGGCGGCAGCACCCTGGCCACGCAGATCGAGAAATACCGCCACTCGCCGGAAGGCCGCACCGCCTCGATGAAGGACAAGCTGCAGCAGATGGTCTCGGCCACGCTGCGCGCCTACCAGCAGGGCGAGGACACCACCGCCGTGCGCCGTCAGATCGTGGTCGATTATCTCAACACCGTGCCGCTGTCGGCCAAGCCCGGCTATGGCGAAGTGAACGGCATCGGCGACGGCATGTGGGTCTGGTATGGCCGCGACTTCGAGGAAGTGAGCCGCCTGCTGGGCGGCAAGATGGACCAGCCGGGCAGCGCGCTGGCCTTCAAGCAAGCCTTGTCGCTGCTGATCGCGCAGCGCCGCCCCAGCTATTACCTGGGCGACGGCGACGCCGACCTGGAAACGCTGGCCAACAGCCACCTGCGCGTGCTGGCCCAGGCCGGCGTGATCTCGCCCGCCCTGCGCGACGCAGCGCTGAAAGAAGCACTGCATCCGGCCCACGGTTCCGGCGTGGCGGCGGCGCCGCCCATGGCCTTCGTCACGCGCAAGGCCTCGAACGCGGTGCGCACCCACCTGGCCGGCCTGCTGGGCGACAACCGCCTGTACAACCTGGACCGCCTCGACCTCAGCGTCAACACCACGCTCGACGCCCAGTCGCAGCGCGCCGTCACCGCCGTGCTGCGCGAGCTGCGCGATCCGGAAGCGGCGCAGGCCGCGGGCCTGACCGGCAAGGGCATGCTGGGCAATGGCGATCCGGCCAATGTGGTGTACAGCTTCACCTTGCTGGAAAAAGGCGAGAAGACCAACTACCTGCGCGTGCAGACCGATAACTTCGACCAGCCGCTCGACATCAACGAAGGCGCCAAGCTCGATCTGGGTTCCACCGCCAAGCTGCGCACCCTGGTCACGTATATGGACATCGTCGACCAGCTGCACAAGAAGTATGGCGGCATGGACGTGGCCGAGCTGAAAAAGGTGGCGCTCGAGCCGCGCGACCGGCTCAGCGCCTGGGGCGTGGAATACCTGATCGCCACGCCGATGGACAAGCGCGACCTGCCGGCCATGCTGCAGGCGGCCATGGAGCGCAAGTATTCGGGCAATCCGGGCGAAGGCTTCTTCACCGGCGGCGGCCTGCATTACTTCGGCAACTTCTCGAAGGAAGACGACAGCCGCATCCTGACCGTGCGCGAAGCGCTGCGCCGTTCCACCAACCTGGTCTTCGTGCGCCTGATGCGCGACGTGGTGAAGTACTACTCCTTCCAGACGCCGGGATCGTCGGCCACCCTGCTGGCCGATGCCGACGATCCGCGCCGCGCCCAGTACCTGGCGCGCTTCGCCGACAAGGAAGGCAAGGAGTTCCTGTACCGCTTCTACGCCAAGTACAAGGGCAAGCCGCTCGATGAACTGGACAAGATCCTGGTCGGCAGCATCCGCGCCACGCCGGTGCGGCTGGCGAACATCCACCGCACCCTGTATCCGCAGGCGACGCTGGCGCAGTTCGGCAGCTTCGTCAACGACAATCTGCAGAGCCAGAACGAGGTGCCGGAGGACCGCCTGGAACGCATGTACGACCAGTATGCGATGGACAAATGGTCGCTGGCCGACCGCGGCTACCTGGCCAACGTGCACCCGCTGGAACTGTGGCTGGTGGCTTACCTGCGCACGCACGACGGCGCCACGCTGTCGCAGGTGGTGGCCGCCAGCGAGAAGGAGCGCCAGGAAGTCTACCAATGGCTGTTCAAGACCCACCGCAAGCATGCGCAGGACAAGCGCATCGCCGGCCTGCTGGAAATGGAAAGCTTCATGGAAATCCACCGCCAGTGGAAGAAGATGGGCTACCCCTTCGATTCCCTGGTGCCCTCGTATGCCACTACCCTGGGCGCCTCGGCCGACCGTCCCGCCGCGCTGGCCGAGATGATGGGCATCATCATCAACGGCGGCGTGCGCAAGCCGACCCAGCGCGTGGCCTCCATGCATTTCGCCGCCGGCACGCCGTATGAAACCAAGGTCGAACGCAATAAGGACAGCAGCTCCGAGCAGGTGCTCTCGCCTGAAGTGGCGCGCGCCGTGGCCGACGCCGTGCGCGAAGTCGTGTCCGACGGCACCGCCAAGCGCGCCCGCGCCGCCTTCATCGGCGCCGACGGCAAGAACATCCCGGTCGGCGGCAAGACCGGCACCGGCGACCAGCGCTTCGACGTGTATGCCGCCGGCGGACGCCTGATCGAATCGCGCTACGTCAACCGCTCCGCCACCTTCGTCTTCAATATCGGCGAACGCTTCTTCGGCAGCATGACGGCCTATGTACATGGCCCCGACTCGAAGAACTACGACTTCACCAGCGCCTTGCCGGTGCAGCTGCTGGTCGCCCTGGCCCCGAGCCTGATGCCTTTGATCGAGCCGGAGAAGGCGGCTGCGGCCAAGGGCGGCGTGGTTGCCGCCGGCTTGCGCAGCGGCGCCGGCGGCCAGCCTTTGAACACCGGCGCGCTTCCCGCCGGTGCCGTGAGTGCCGCCAGCGCGCCTGCGCCGGCCCCGCTGCGCGCCTGCGCCGGCGGCTGA
- a CDS encoding polyhydroxyalkanoic acid system family protein, whose protein sequence is MADINITQEHSLDPAQARAAAEKVAQKMAQEFDLACTWQGDVLRFERSGVEGSLTLAPEQAQMKIKLGFLLSAFSSSIESKVAENMRKVFAGAA, encoded by the coding sequence ATGGCCGATATCAACATCACCCAGGAACACAGCCTGGACCCAGCCCAGGCAAGGGCGGCAGCGGAAAAAGTGGCGCAAAAAATGGCGCAGGAATTCGATCTGGCCTGCACCTGGCAGGGCGATGTGCTGCGTTTCGAGCGCAGCGGCGTGGAAGGTTCGCTGACCCTGGCGCCGGAACAGGCGCAGATGAAAATCAAGCTGGGCTTCCTGCTCAGCGCCTTCTCTTCTAGCATCGAAAGCAAGGTGGCCGAGAATATGCGCAAGGTGTTTGCCGGCGCGGCCTGA
- a CDS encoding FKBP-type peptidyl-prolyl cis-trans isomerase: MSIITTPSGLQYEDITTGDGAEAKAGQNVTVHYTGWLRNDDGSKGPKFDSSKDRNDPFEFALGAGMVIRGWDEGVQGMKIGGLRQLTIPAELGYGARGAGGVIPPNATLIFDVELLGV; this comes from the coding sequence ATGTCCATCATCACCACCCCATCCGGCCTGCAATACGAAGACATCACCACCGGCGACGGCGCCGAAGCCAAGGCGGGCCAGAACGTCACCGTGCACTACACCGGCTGGCTGCGCAACGACGACGGCAGCAAAGGCCCGAAATTCGATTCCAGCAAAGACCGCAACGACCCGTTCGAATTCGCCCTGGGCGCCGGCATGGTGATCCGCGGCTGGGACGAAGGCGTGCAAGGCATGAAGATCGGCGGCCTGCGCCAGCTGACCATCCCGGCTGAGCTGGGCTATGGCGCGCGCGGCGCCGGCGGCGTGATCCCGCCGAACGCCACCCTGATCTTCGACGTCGAACTGCTGGGCGTATAA